The following are encoded together in the Desulfovibrio sp. Huiquan2017 genome:
- the ispD gene encoding 2-C-methyl-D-erythritol 4-phosphate cytidylyltransferase yields MDRTMNDIWGMILAAGSGTRLAEAAGGERKQYIEYKGAPLFWHCARTFSRVAGVRGLVFVFPPDDAPGMEKRLRQFFKTEDLGVRWTVVPGGERRQDSVRNGLTGLPKECGRVLIHDSARPFVSARLITDLVAALDAEARGVIPAVPVTDTIKTVAGNTVTGTLDRAELAAVQTPQGFEIALLREAHDRALDEGWEVTDDASMVERLAEVTVIPGEAGNVKITVPEDLKRLRETRTPVSCTGWGYDVHRFGGAADRPMVLGGVPIPGGPSVVAHSDGDVLLHALADAILGTFGGGDIGTHFPDSDPNFDNADSGVLVREVLAMAERADTRIVHADLTVVTQIPRLAPHAAQIAKNVARLLGLEAHQVNVKATTEEKLGFTGEKRGIKAVACVTGLREM; encoded by the coding sequence ATGGACCGCACCATGAACGACATCTGGGGCATGATTCTGGCCGCAGGCTCCGGCACCCGCCTGGCCGAGGCCGCGGGCGGCGAGCGCAAGCAGTACATCGAGTACAAGGGCGCACCGCTTTTCTGGCATTGCGCCCGGACCTTTTCCCGCGTGGCGGGCGTGCGCGGCCTAGTCTTCGTCTTCCCGCCCGACGACGCCCCGGGCATGGAGAAGCGGCTGCGACAATTCTTCAAGACCGAGGACCTGGGCGTTCGCTGGACCGTGGTTCCCGGCGGCGAACGCAGGCAGGACTCGGTGCGCAACGGGCTAACCGGGCTGCCCAAGGAATGCGGTCGGGTGCTGATCCACGACTCGGCCCGCCCGTTCGTCTCGGCGCGGCTCATCACCGACCTCGTCGCCGCCCTGGATGCCGAAGCGCGCGGCGTGATCCCGGCCGTCCCCGTGACCGACACGATCAAGACCGTGGCCGGAAACACGGTGACCGGCACTCTGGACCGGGCCGAGCTCGCAGCCGTGCAGACCCCGCAGGGATTCGAGATCGCGCTCTTGCGGGAGGCCCATGACCGCGCCCTGGACGAAGGATGGGAGGTCACGGACGACGCCTCCATGGTCGAACGGCTGGCCGAAGTGACGGTCATCCCGGGCGAGGCGGGCAACGTCAAGATCACCGTACCGGAAGACCTCAAACGGCTGCGCGAGACGCGCACCCCCGTGTCCTGCACGGGCTGGGGCTACGACGTACACCGCTTCGGCGGCGCGGCCGACCGGCCCATGGTCCTGGGCGGCGTGCCCATCCCCGGCGGTCCCTCCGTCGTGGCCCACTCGGACGGCGACGTGCTCCTGCACGCCCTGGCCGACGCCATCCTCGGCACCTTCGGCGGCGGGGACATCGGCACCCATTTCCCGGACTCGGACCCGAATTTCGACAACGCGGACAGCGGCGTGCTTGTGCGCGAGGTCCTGGCCATGGCCGAACGAGCCGACACGCGCATCGTCCACGCGGACCTGACCGTCGTGACCCAAATTCCCCGCCTGGCCCCGCATGCGGCCCAGATCGCCAAGAACGTGGCCCGGCTCCTGGGACTTGAGGCGCACCAGGTCAACGTCAAGGCCACCACCGAGGAGAAGCTCGGCTTCACCGGCGAAAAACGGGGCATCAAAGCCGTGGCCTGCGTCACCGGGCTGAGGGAGATGTGA
- the cysS gene encoding cysteine--tRNA ligase, whose amino-acid sequence MRLYNTLKRRKEAFTPVHNNDVNMYVCGITAYDLCHIGHARSSVVFDVLYRYLKHEGYKVNFIRNFTDIDDKIIKRANEVGKEAGEIAKKFIGEFYVDMDRLNIQRPTVEPKCTEHIPEMLDLTQRLIDKGHAYATPSGDVYFRVRSFEGYGKLSGRNIDELESGARIAPGEEKEDPLDFALWKGAKPGEPFWESPWGKGRPGWHLECSAMSEKYSSLPLDIHGGGQDLTFPHHENEVAQSEAATGKPFANYWVHNGFVQINSEKMSKSLGNFFTIRDILDKFLPETLRYFLLTMHYRSPLDFSFDALEEAEKGLKRIYSALNQIDVELAKDKWKKSPFPEELTKELDDIEKHFAEAMADDLNTAGALGHVFSAIRLAGRVAEDKGLRKAEGSRDLFARIKKDMADWASILGIFDRDPAEFLLELRDNRAARTGIDPNKVQELLDARTQARKDKDFEKSDAIRDELAAMHVEVHDTPEGADWDVL is encoded by the coding sequence ATGAGACTTTACAACACCCTCAAGCGGCGGAAGGAAGCATTCACCCCGGTCCACAACAACGATGTGAACATGTACGTCTGCGGCATCACGGCCTACGATCTCTGCCACATCGGGCACGCCCGTTCCAGCGTGGTTTTCGACGTGCTCTACCGCTACCTCAAGCACGAGGGGTACAAAGTCAATTTCATCCGCAACTTCACGGACATCGACGACAAGATCATCAAGCGCGCCAACGAAGTGGGCAAGGAAGCGGGTGAAATCGCCAAAAAGTTCATCGGTGAATTCTACGTGGACATGGACCGCCTGAACATCCAGCGGCCCACGGTGGAGCCCAAGTGCACCGAGCACATCCCGGAGATGCTCGACCTGACCCAGCGGCTCATCGACAAGGGCCACGCCTACGCCACCCCGTCCGGAGACGTGTATTTCCGGGTCCGCTCCTTCGAGGGCTACGGCAAGCTGTCCGGCCGGAACATCGACGAGCTGGAGTCCGGCGCACGCATCGCTCCTGGCGAGGAAAAGGAAGATCCGCTGGACTTCGCCCTGTGGAAGGGGGCCAAGCCCGGCGAACCATTCTGGGAATCCCCCTGGGGCAAAGGCCGTCCCGGCTGGCACCTGGAGTGCTCCGCCATGTCCGAAAAATACTCCTCTCTGCCGTTGGACATCCACGGCGGCGGCCAGGATCTGACCTTCCCGCACCACGAAAACGAGGTGGCCCAATCCGAGGCGGCCACGGGCAAGCCCTTCGCCAACTACTGGGTGCACAACGGATTCGTCCAGATCAATTCCGAAAAGATGTCCAAATCCCTCGGCAACTTCTTCACCATCCGCGACATCCTGGACAAGTTCCTGCCCGAGACCCTGCGCTACTTCCTGCTGACCATGCACTACCGCAGCCCGCTGGACTTCTCCTTCGACGCCCTGGAAGAGGCCGAAAAGGGCCTCAAGCGCATCTATTCCGCCCTGAACCAGATTGATGTGGAACTGGCCAAGGACAAGTGGAAGAAATCCCCGTTCCCCGAGGAACTGACCAAGGAACTCGACGACATCGAAAAGCATTTCGCCGAGGCCATGGCCGACGACCTGAACACCGCCGGGGCGCTGGGGCACGTCTTCTCCGCCATCCGCCTGGCCGGACGTGTGGCCGAAGACAAGGGGCTCCGCAAGGCCGAAGGCAGTCGCGACCTCTTCGCCCGCATCAAGAAGGATATGGCCGACTGGGCCTCCATCCTCGGCATTTTCGACCGCGACCCCGCCGAATTCCTCCTGGAACTGCGCGACAACCGCGCCGCCCGCACCGGCATCGACCCGAACAAGGTCCAGGAACTCCTCGACGCGCGCACCCAGGCCCGCAAGGACAAGGATTTCGAGAAATCCGACGCCATCCGCGACGAGCTCGCCGCCATGCACGTCGAAGTCCACGACACCCCCGAAGGCGCCGACTGGGACGTGCTGTAG
- a CDS encoding MATE family efflux transporter: MSNTAIDKTDLTTRPISEVIRQVAVPSSVGLFFNTMFNVVDTWWAGRIDTEAQAALALSLPVYFIITALAGGIGTGSTALMGSALGARDRGKAALVAVQMLSFGIFASALLAWFGLAWSPAIFGWLGAHGSYLDTCLEYMIPIFAGNAATMALFLFNAILQSQGDTASMRNVLILMASLNVILDPWFIHGGFGLPAMGLAGVAWATILLQAIGAVYLLRKTRRTGLLKTNKGRNLIPRPQLYAEIAHQGFPAALNSMTVALGFFVIFRYVSGFGPEASAAYGIATRIDQVVLLPTIGLGVAALTITAQNYGAGKIDRIRESFRKNLLYGAYLLIPLSLPILLFAEPLMRIFTQDPAVIAVGAGYLRIDAFTLYGYVAIFVPTSVLQGMKRPMFAIWLGLARQVAAPFLLFTLFTQILGYPITALWLAIFGIVWTSAAVALWFAHRTIDKAVARQAETGTE; this comes from the coding sequence ATGAGCAACACGGCCATCGACAAGACCGACCTGACAACACGCCCTATTTCCGAGGTCATCCGCCAGGTGGCGGTGCCTTCGAGCGTGGGCCTATTCTTCAATACCATGTTCAACGTGGTGGACACATGGTGGGCCGGACGCATCGACACCGAGGCCCAGGCCGCCCTGGCCCTGTCTCTGCCCGTGTACTTCATCATCACGGCCCTGGCGGGCGGCATCGGCACGGGCTCCACCGCGCTGATGGGCTCGGCGCTGGGCGCGCGCGACCGGGGCAAGGCCGCCCTGGTGGCCGTGCAGATGCTCAGTTTCGGCATTTTCGCATCCGCCCTCCTGGCCTGGTTCGGCCTGGCATGGTCCCCGGCCATCTTCGGCTGGCTCGGGGCGCACGGCTCGTACCTGGACACCTGCCTGGAATACATGATCCCGATCTTCGCCGGCAACGCGGCCACCATGGCCCTGTTCCTGTTCAACGCCATCCTGCAATCCCAGGGCGACACGGCCAGCATGCGCAACGTGCTCATCCTGATGGCCTCGCTGAACGTGATCCTGGACCCGTGGTTCATCCACGGCGGCTTCGGCCTCCCCGCCATGGGGCTGGCGGGCGTGGCCTGGGCCACCATCCTTCTTCAGGCCATCGGTGCGGTATACCTGTTGCGCAAGACCCGGCGCACCGGCCTGCTCAAGACCAACAAGGGCCGCAACCTCATCCCCCGGCCCCAACTGTACGCGGAGATCGCCCACCAGGGCTTTCCGGCGGCGCTCAACTCCATGACCGTCGCGCTCGGCTTCTTCGTCATATTCCGATACGTGTCCGGGTTCGGGCCCGAGGCCTCGGCGGCCTACGGCATCGCCACGCGCATCGACCAGGTGGTGCTCCTGCCGACCATCGGCCTGGGCGTTGCCGCCCTGACCATCACGGCCCAGAACTACGGCGCGGGCAAGATCGACCGCATCCGCGAGAGCTTCCGCAAAAATCTGCTCTACGGAGCGTACCTGCTCATTCCCCTGTCCCTGCCCATCCTCCTCTTCGCCGAACCGCTCATGCGCATCTTCACCCAGGACCCGGCGGTGATCGCCGTGGGCGCGGGCTATCTGCGCATAGATGCCTTCACCCTGTACGGCTACGTGGCCATCTTCGTGCCCACCTCGGTCCTCCAGGGCATGAAACGCCCCATGTTCGCCATCTGGCTCGGCCTGGCCCGCCAGGTGGCCGCCCCCTTCCTCCTGTTCACCCTGTTCACCCAGATCCTCGGCTACCCCATCACCGCCCTGTGGCTGGCCATCTTCGGCATCGTCTGGACCTCGGCCGCCGTGGCCCTGTGGTTCGCCCACCGGACCATCGACAAGGCGGTGGCCCGCCAAGCCGAAACCGGCACGGAATAA
- a CDS encoding C4-type zinc ribbon domain-containing protein, giving the protein MYQKQIEQLIVLQEVDDDILELTKEIDQAPQELSDLEEQLGEFEERRGQIDEKMNILSEQKKKLSVEIEEDAGKIKKSKNKLMLVGNTKEYHAMMREMDSLEKLNRMRDDEQAAVREELLRQDEATQALNEEMGGVQEQYDALKTTLEERLEKANKKLEALNRKRKKACKAVPPPILGRYEFIRERMEHPVIVPVSEGVCSGCNIMIPPQIYNDLQKGQQILSCPNCQRLIYWQAFVPGGSAASEEE; this is encoded by the coding sequence ATGTATCAAAAACAGATTGAACAGTTGATCGTTCTGCAGGAAGTGGACGATGACATCCTTGAGCTGACCAAGGAGATCGACCAGGCCCCGCAGGAACTGTCCGACCTTGAGGAACAGCTTGGCGAGTTCGAGGAGCGTCGCGGTCAAATCGATGAGAAGATGAACATCCTCAGCGAACAGAAGAAAAAGCTGTCCGTGGAGATTGAAGAGGATGCGGGCAAGATCAAGAAGTCCAAGAACAAGCTGATGCTGGTGGGCAACACCAAGGAATACCACGCCATGATGCGCGAAATGGATTCCCTGGAAAAGCTCAACCGCATGCGCGACGACGAGCAGGCAGCCGTGCGCGAGGAACTACTCCGCCAGGACGAGGCCACCCAGGCCCTGAACGAGGAGATGGGCGGCGTCCAGGAACAGTACGACGCCCTCAAGACCACCCTGGAAGAGCGGCTGGAAAAGGCCAACAAGAAGCTGGAGGCCCTGAACCGCAAGCGCAAGAAGGCCTGCAAGGCCGTGCCGCCGCCGATCCTGGGCCGCTACGAGTTCATCCGCGAGCGCATGGAGCACCCGGTCATCGTGCCGGTGTCCGAGGGCGTCTGCTCGGGCTGCAACATCATGATCCCGCCGCAGATTTACAACGACTTGCAGAAGGGCCAGCAGATCCTGAGCTGCCCCAACTGCCAGCGGCTGATCTACTGGCAGGCATTCGTGCCGGGCGGGAGCGCCGCGAGCGAAGAGGAATAG
- a CDS encoding Nif3-like dinuclear metal center hexameric protein, whose amino-acid sequence MKIKDILTIFRKLAPEGNQSSWDNSGVQVAGSTNATDKVAVTLEPTPAALARCLDWGAGAVLTHHPLYLKPKAPNAEGMYLDVLRTVIRSGSWLYAAHTSLDTRPGGPAFWLGGELGLTGTRLLEVEHGHTPVEASFYCAEPVSRQAADIWADHQGVHSVSQSRSGEVRVVCDEPQWPGLADKIEFSLGKRPLFYLRPLTAPVSEIGFGEAGELPEPLEFDAFMARLGGLIRRDALLVAGPRPERVRTVAYCGGSGADLIEQAARAGADVFITGDMKYHPAVETPVCVVDVGHFSLEEEMMRRFAKELDAALPDAEVRFFPGDDPFAVYAN is encoded by the coding sequence ATGAAAATTAAAGATATATTGACGATTTTCCGCAAGCTCGCCCCGGAGGGAAACCAGAGTTCCTGGGACAATTCCGGAGTGCAGGTGGCCGGGTCGACGAACGCGACCGACAAGGTGGCCGTGACGCTGGAGCCGACCCCGGCGGCGCTCGCGCGCTGTCTCGACTGGGGCGCCGGCGCAGTGCTCACGCACCATCCCCTGTATCTGAAGCCCAAGGCCCCGAACGCGGAAGGCATGTACCTGGACGTGCTGCGAACGGTAATCCGCTCCGGGAGCTGGCTGTATGCGGCCCACACTTCCCTGGACACCCGGCCCGGCGGCCCGGCCTTCTGGCTGGGGGGTGAACTGGGGCTGACCGGCACTCGGCTGCTGGAGGTCGAACACGGGCACACCCCGGTGGAGGCGTCCTTCTACTGCGCGGAGCCCGTCAGCCGCCAGGCCGCCGACATCTGGGCGGACCACCAGGGTGTCCACTCGGTATCGCAAAGCCGCTCGGGCGAGGTCCGGGTGGTCTGCGACGAGCCGCAATGGCCCGGCTTGGCGGACAAGATCGAGTTTTCCCTGGGCAAACGCCCCCTGTTCTACCTGCGCCCCCTGACCGCGCCGGTAAGCGAAATCGGTTTCGGCGAGGCGGGCGAGTTGCCCGAGCCGCTGGAATTCGACGCGTTCATGGCGCGCCTGGGCGGACTGATCCGGCGCGACGCCCTGCTGGTCGCCGGGCCCCGCCCCGAGCGCGTGCGGACCGTGGCCTACTGCGGCGGGTCGGGCGCGGACCTGATCGAGCAGGCGGCGCGGGCCGGAGCGGACGTCTTCATCACCGGAGACATGAAATACCACCCGGCCGTGGAGACCCCGGTCTGCGTGGTGGACGTGGGGCACTTCTCCCTGGAAGAGGAGATGATGCGCCGCTTCGCCAAGGAGCTGGACGCGGCCCTGCCCGACGCGGAGGTCCGCTTCTTCCCGGGGGATGACCCCTTCGCGGTATATGCCAACTAG